The sequence below is a genomic window from Oscillatoria sp. FACHB-1406.
GGTATTTTCTGGTCAATTGGCACAACGATAAATATTTATCGATCTGGGAAAAGCGAGGAATTTTTATCCTTTTTTGCTGTTATTTTGCCTTTATCTGTCTCCTGCCACCGCAGTATCTTTATCCTTTATTCGGGCCGCGCTACCTGCTCCCCATTATCCCTTTTATCTGTTTGATTTTCGTGTTGTACTTCCGCAAGCAGGATGTACAATTAGGAATGATTCTGCTCGCGATCGCCTTTTTAATTAATATTGGTGGGACGCAGTTAGGGAATGATACGGGGAATGTGTTTCTGACGGTAGCAGTTTACGCGCTTAAAGGGCCTTGGTTGCCGATTTTGGATTGGTTGCAAAAAGAACTTCCGAAGGCAAGCGGTTACAGTCCGGAGTTTGTCAGTCCTTACGGATTGTTCGCGATTATGTTGCTCGGCTTGGTGGTTTTATGGTTGCCGTGTAAATTGAAAAGACGTTATTAGAGAGCCGGTTAAGTAAGATGTTAACTCAACATCCATCGAACTCACGTTGCCTTGAATCAGGCGATCGAGAGCATCGAACTCACATTAACCAACTTAAAACCCCGGTTTGAAGAAACTGGGGTTTTGAAACACTACAGAATTAACCTTGCAGTTCTGGGTTGCTTACTCCTAATAGGGTTTCTCTCCGTTATAATTTCCCGGCGGATTGTAGTTACAAACCCAAAACTCTTGGTTATTATTGCGTGCCATCGCGCATCCCACTTCAGTGGTCTTCCCCCAGACAACTTGGGTGTAGTGACCGCAAACTTTCTCCGGAGCGCAACTATTATTGGCATAGTTGTAGTCTAGGCTTTCATTGCCCCACAGATCGACAACGCGAGCGGGACTTAATTGTTGTTGTTCAGCAGAGGCAAGATTTTCGCCGTATTTATTGTTAGGGCGATGATAAGATTTACCTTCAGCTAACAGCTTATCCGCCCACTCTTGGGCATAAGCAGCTAACTCCGGAGACCAACGTAGAGGAGGAACGCCAACTTTCGCACGCCACTGATTGTGAGCAGAAACCATTTGGTCGATACCCGCTTGCGAAGAAAGGTCATAAACGTTGGTGGAAATGCCTGCATTTTGCGCTTCGGCAAGGGTACGAATGCGATCGCGCCCAACATCCTCTTCAGTGCTGTTATCTTCGAGATAAGTAATCGTGTAACTCTCTACTCCATCGCTACTCGAACTCCATCCCATCAAATTCGCTTCGCGCCATTTACCGTTTTGTAGCACGTAAACAGGTTTGCCATCGAGGGGAATGGACTGGGCGATTAGGGTTGAGGGAGAAGATGAGACTGGTGCGGGGCGAACTGTTGCTGCATTCAACTGCGGCGCGCAAGTAGCCACAACTACACTAGCAAAAAGTGCCTCAATTAATCCAATTTTTCGCATTATGTATAACTTCCCTGATTGATTCTTTAAGTGGGAACACAGCGTTTTTGTGCATCCCTAATTTATTATTAGACGAAACTGTCCGGCAATCTCTGAATTACCGATCGAGATCTAGATTTTCTGAAAGCTTGCTATTATTCCTAACGACTTGTATAGCCAGCCTAGTACCCTAGTAGGGTGGGCAGCGCCCACCAATCAATACTTTCAGTTTTTAGGACTGCTCGCGATCGGGCAAGTAGGTCTAGTAGGGTGGGCAGCGC
It includes:
- a CDS encoding CAP domain-containing protein → MRKIGLIEALFASVVVATCAPQLNAATVRPAPVSSSPSTLIAQSIPLDGKPVYVLQNGKWREANLMGWSSSSDGVESYTITYLEDNSTEEDVGRDRIRTLAEAQNAGISTNVYDLSSQAGIDQMVSAHNQWRAKVGVPPLRWSPELAAYAQEWADKLLAEGKSYHRPNNKYGENLASAEQQQLSPARVVDLWGNESLDYNYANNSCAPEKVCGHYTQVVWGKTTEVGCAMARNNNQEFWVCNYNPPGNYNGEKPY